From one Salmo salar chromosome ssa09, Ssal_v3.1, whole genome shotgun sequence genomic stretch:
- the LOC106612496 gene encoding cleft lip and palate transmembrane protein 1 homolog translates to MMYLSELTRELRFHCQQCATETAKMASQETEASPQANGEVSSNGAAAAVDGQAVQTAAGDPAQQPPAPPPNAWSVIKGVLFRIFVIWAISSWFRRGSSTPDPSTPAGAPHLPSRNLFPKESLMDLYVYISQDEVFSDFNDTQSLFWFHRDLVYGDWNTGEEGDGCYEHSIDLDIPEKVQMNGSLYIHVYFTKTGFHPDPKRKGQYRRLATVHATRMLNKFKRRKFVKTKNLLTGETETDPEMIKRAESHGPVEIISHWHPNLTINMVDDHTAWVKGSVPPPLDQHVKFDAVSGDYYPIVYFNDYWNLQKDYYPINESLQSLPLRLFYCPLSLWRWQLYAAQNARSPWNFLPEDTYEQSDEDQDSVKVALLETNPYLLGVTIVVSIVHSIFEFLAFKNDIQFWNSRQSMEGLSVRSIIFGVFQSLVVLLYILDNETNFVVQVSVFIGLLIDFWKITKVMDVKLDRENKLFGILPRLSIKDKSTYVQSSTKVFDDMAFKYLSWLLYPLFGCYAVYSVLYQEHKGWYSFVLGMLYGFLLTFGFITMTPQLFINYKMKSVAHLPWRMLTYKALNTFIDDLFAFVIKMPMMYRIGCLRDDVVFFVYLYQRWIYRVDPNRMNEFGTSGAEPTGVDPNKDSTAQGEVTATGEVAAITEKAEEEKKND, encoded by the exons gtgAGCAGCAATGGAGCTGCTGCAGCCGTGGATGGCCAGGCCGTACAGACTGCTGCTGGGGACCCTGCACAGCAACCGCCGGCTCCACCACCCAATGCATGGTCGGTCATAAAGGGAGTCCTCTTCAG GATCTTTGTCATCTGGGCCATCAGTAGCTGGTTCCGCAGAGGGTCCTCTACACCAGACCCCAGTACCCCAGCTGGGGCACCGCATTTACCCAGCCGAAACCTTTTCCCCAAGGAAAGCCTCATG GACCTGTATGTGTACATCTCCCAGGACGAGGTGTTCTCTGACTTCAACGACACACAGTCCCTGTTTTGGTTCCATAGAGACCTGGTCTACGGAGACTGGAACACTGGAGAAGAGGGGGACGGCTGCTATGAGCACTCAATAGATCTGGACATACCAGAG AAGGTGCAAATGAATGGTTCCCTCTACATCCACGTGTATTTCACGAAGACTGGATTCCACCCTGACCCCAAACGCAAGGGCCAGTATCGTCGGCTGGCGACAGTCCATGCCACGCGAA TGCTGAACAAGTTCAAACGCAGGAAGTTCGTGAAGACTAAGAACCTGCTGACGGGGGAGACCGAGACCGACCCGGAGATGATCAAG CGAGCGGAGAGCCACGGCCCAGTGGAGATCATCTCCCACTGGCACCCCAACCTCACCATCAACATGGTGGATGACCATACAGCCTGGGTCAAGGGCTCGGTCCCCCCTCCACTGGACCAAC ATGTGAAGTTTGACGCGGTGAGCGGCGACTACTATCCTATCGTCTACTTCAACGACTACTGGAACCTGCAGAAAGACTACTACCCCATCAATGAGAGCCTGCAGTCGCTGCCTCTGCGCCTGTTCTACTGCCCGCTGTCCCTGTGGCGCTGGCAGCTCTACGCTGCCCAGAATGCCCGCTCACCATGGAACTTCCTGCCAGAGGACACCTATGAGCAGTCTGACGAGGACCAGGATTCTGtcaag GTGGCCCTGCTGGAAACCAATCCCTACCTCCTGGGCGTGACCATTGTGGTCTCAATCGTTCACAGCATCTTTGAGTTCCTGGCATTCAAGAATG acatcCAATTCTGGAACAGCAGGCAGTCCATGGAGGGTCTCTCTGTGCGCTCCATCATCTTCGGGGTGTTCCAGTCCCTGGTGGTGCTGCTCTACATCCTGGACAATGAGACCAACTTTGTGGTGCAG GTCAGCGTGTTCATCGGCCTGCTCATCGACTTCTGGAAGATCACCAAGGTCATGGACGTCAAG TTGGACAGAGAAAACAAATTGTTCGGGATCCTCCCACGCTTATCAATAAAAGACAAGTCAACGTACGTGCAGTCCTCCACCAAAGTCTTCGACGAC ATGGCTTTCAAGTACCTGTCATGGCTGCTGTACCCACTGTTCGGGTGCTATGCCGTCTACAGTGTGTTGTACCAAGAGCACAAAGGCTGGTACTCATTCGTACTGGGCATGCTCTATGGCTTCTTGTTAACCTTTG GTTTCATCACGATGACGCCCCAGCTGTTCATCAACTATAAGATGAAGTCTGTGGCCCACCTCCCATGGAGGATGCTCACCTACAAGGCACTGAACACCTTCATCGACGACCTGTTCGCCTTTGTCATCAAGATGCCCATGATGTACAGGATAGGATGTCTCAGAGACG ATGTAGTATTCTTTGTCTACCTGTACCAGCGCTGGATCTACAGGGTGGATCCCAACCGGATGAACGAATTTGGCACCAGTGGAGCGGAACCCACTGGAGTGGATCCTAACAAGGACAGCACAGCACAGGGGGAGGTCACCGCCACAGGGGAGGTCGCCGCCATAACTGAAAaagcagaggaggagaagaagaacgaTTAA